The DNA region AAAGTCGATTCCAACTAAGATGTTAGCAAATGATTTACGATCAACTAATGGGTTAGGTTCGTTCTTGTCACGATAGAAGAATGAAATAACAATTGATGCTAAAACCATTCCAATTGCTTGTGGGAAGAAGGCACTCCATCCATCAACCACTGGGATTTGGGGTAGTGCTGAGAATCCAACATATCCGATCGTACCAAGTAGTAGCACTGATGTACCTCTCCGTAATACGGCTGGATCTAATCCTTGTTGGGCATCTTGCTTGTCCGTTTTAGTAGTCAATAGGATTCCAATGATGATCAAAATTAATGCAAAGAATCCAAATGTCTTATCAAATCCGGTTGCCCATTCACCAAAGAATAAAACACCAACAACTGATGTTCCAACTAATTGAGCCCCAGTAGAAATTGGCATTGCTCTCGATACTCCGATCTCTGGGAATGACCAGTATTGCGATAGCTGACCACATGCCCAACATGCACCAGAAAGCAAACACCAAAAGAACGCACTTCCTGATAGTTGTGGGTGTTTGAACAGTGCAATTACAATTGCAACAATTAGGGCCCCATAGGTATTTCCAACTAATTGGTTAATTGGTCGACCACCAGTTTTACCAGCAATTAAAGGCATTAATCCCCAGAGTGCAGCTGGGACTAATCCGACTAGAATATTCATTTTTTAAACTCCTTTTTAAAACATACTTCTTATTTGATAGTGTTAATTGTATACCTTTTTTGTACTGAGGTAAATATATGCAATGCTAAAAAACGCTTAAAAAACCCTATGAAACAACAATGAAAACGTATTCATGAAAGCGTTTTAGCCCACCAGATTAAAAAATAAAAAAATTTTGAAAGCGCTTTTTTTAAAAAAGATTTTAAAATGTTATATAATAACATTGTACTTACATTAAAGGAGTTGATTTAATTGGCAGATACTAATGCTGCCAGCAACCAATTGGAGGATAACAACGTAAAACAACTCAAAAATAAATTTATCAATATTATTTTAAAATCATTAATGTCGTTTGTTGGAATTGCAATTCTTTCAATGGGGGCTGCGTTCTTAAAACAGGCTAATTTAGGGATGGATCCATTCACTGCGATGAATATTGGATTTTCCAATACATTACACATGGAGTTGGGTTCATTTCAATTAATGGTTAATATTGGAATGTTCATTCTGGTGTTAATTTTTGGTCGAAAGCAAATTGGGATTGGAACCATTTTAAACATGGTGTTAGTTGGATATGAAATTCAATGGTTCTCTTCTTTGTACGGCCTTATTTTTCCACATGGTTCAGGAATTTACGTTGTCATTGTCGATGTGATTGCTGGATTGCTTCTATTTACACTTGGAACATCCATTTACACCTCCCCATCATTAGGGGCTGCCCCATATGATGCAATTGCGCCCATTTTTTCTAGTCGATTGCATATTAAATATCAATTAGTTAGAAACATTCAGGATATTACATTTATGGTAATTGCGTTTTTTGCCCATGGTGCGGTTGGTATTTTGACGTTAGTCGTTGCCTTCTTTGCTGGTCCCCTTATCAACTATTGGAACGAACACTTTAGTCAACAAATGGTTTATCATATTGATCACTTTAGTGCTGAACCAACGATCAAAAACGCTAGTTCAGGAATTGCTGGTGTTGGTAAAATGGGTTATAGCATGGTGGTCCATGCTTACCAACAAACCAATTTCGTTGAACAGCATTTATCTGGGTATTCAGATGAAGAGTTAATTGAATTAACCCATAACACGCAAAGATCAATTGAAAAATCAGTTAGGTTACAGCGTAATTTACAAACTCGTCTAAATGCATTAAATGAAGAAGCGAGAAAGCGGCATATTAAAATTCCTAAATTAGAGGAATCCGATGAATTAAATCTAAAATAAACACATTAGTTCCACTGCACCCTAAAGTTTATCTAAAACTTTGGGGTGTTTTTTTATGACCGAAATGAGACAAAAATCAATTAATTGTGAAATAAATATCAAACTTGTGAGATTAGTTAATGTAAGTGATATAATGCTTCTGATTTTTTTTAAAATTTGATTTTTAATTTGAAATGTAATGATATCAATCTTTAGCGCCAATTGGTTGCAAACGAGTTATTTTATTTTACAAAAGCTGCCCTTGATAACACCATATCTATGGTTTATCTTTATATAAGGTGCTATATATAGTGTAATTTACAGAAGGGACCTGTTATGCAATGCATTCTAAAAATTTAAATCAAATTACGATCATTAAAAATAGTGGTGACAAAACACCATTTTTTAGATACAAATTAGACTATCTATTTGGTCAATTGTCACTCAATGCTGATTTACAAAATCAGTTCTATCAAGAGTTATTTAAGCACGTTAATAATCAAAATGAATTAAAATCTTCAGTTATTCGTGAAACATTTAACAATATTATGAACAATAACCACTTAATTGATGCACAACGAAAATATCAAAGTTATTATGAACAAGACCAGTTGATGTGGGAAAAATCAATTGATATTGATCGTAATATTAAAAAGCTATTTAATAAAAATTCAAGAGTAATTCATGAGAATGCAAATAAGGACAGTAATGTTTTTAATACCCAACGTGATTTACAAGCTGGCCGCTCTAGCAAGGCAATTGGCTTAAGGATGTTACCGCCGTTAGTTGCTAAAGCCCATCTTCGTGGTGATATTCATTGGCACGATTTAGATTATTCTCCGGCGACTCCTGAAACTAATTGTTGTTTAGTTGACTTTAAAACAATGTTGAATCACGGCTTTAAAATTGGGAATGCGAAGGTCGCATCCCCAAAGTCAATTCAGACTGCTACCGCCCAAGTGGCTCAAATTATCGCTAATGTTGCCTCATTACAGTATGGTGGCATTTCTTTCGACCGAGCTGATGAAGTGTTGGCACCATTTGCAAAATTAAACTATCAAAAACATATCCGAGAAGCTCAGAAATGGGTTACTCCTGAAAAGCATGCTGAGTATGCAAGGGAGCGAACTCAAAAGGATATTTATGATGCAATGCAGGCATTAGAATATGAAATTAATACGCTATATTCATCCCAGGGGCAAACGCCGTTTACAACCGTTAGTTTTGGCTTAGGGACGAATTGGTTCGAGCGCGAGATTCAAAAAGATATTTTTCGAATTCGGATTAAGGGCTTAGGGGTTGAAAAACGAACAGCCATTTTCCCTAAACTGACATTTGCTTTAAAACGGGGATTAAATTTAAATCCGGGTGACCCGAATTATGATATTAAGCAATTAGCAGTGGATTGCTCGACTAAGCGGATGTATCCCGATATTTTAAATTATGATAAATTGACAGAGATTACCGGAAACTTTAAAGCCCCGATGGGGTGCCGCTCGTTTCTACCTAAATGGGTGGATGATGATGGAAATGAAGTTAACGCTGGCCGGATGAATCTAGGGGTAGTTACCGTTAACCTACCACGCATTGCTTTATATGCTAATGGAGATCAAGAACAATTTTGGACCATTTTTAAGGATAAAATGCGAATTGTTCACCAAGCATTAGCGTATCGAATTAAGCGGTGTACGGAAGCTAAACCAGCGAATGCGCCATTACTTTATAAATACGGAGCATTTGGGAAGCAACTTAGTGATGACGATAGTGTTGACGAATTATTTAACCATGAACGAGCAACGGTCTCAGTTGGCTACATTGGACTATATGAGGTGGGAGCCAGTTTCTTTGGTCCTGATTGGGAGCGAAATCAGCAGGCGCATTTATTTACGGTTGAAATTGTAAAACAACTGAACCTGCTCTGCCAGAAGTGGTCAAAGCAAAGTGGCTATCACTATAGTTTATACTCGACCCCTGCTGAATCATTAACTGACACTTTCTGCCAGGATGATATCAAAAAATTTGGCAAAGTGGCTGCAATAACGGATAAGGAATACTATACAAATAGCTTTCACTACGATGTTAGAAAAAGCCCGACTCCATTTGATAAATTGACGTTCGAAGAGGCATATCCACACTATGCATCGGCAGGATTTATTCATTACTGCGAATATCCGAATCTAAAACAAAATCCTAAGGCCTTAGAAGCAGTTTGGGATTGGGCATATGATCACGTTGGCTACCTAGGGACGAATACTTCGATTGACCAGTGCTTTAAGTGTGGGTTTAGGGGTGACTTTAATGCAACTGCCCGGGGGTTTGTTTGCCCACAATGTGGTAATCATGATCCGAAGTACTGTGATGTAGTTAAAAGAACCTGTGGATACCTAGGAAATCCGCAAGCGCGCCCAATGGTTCACGGAAGACACCAAGAAATATCAGCCCGTGTAAAGAATATGACAGGAGGAATGATCAGAAATGCCGCAGAACATGAGAAAGCCAAACAATCCGACTCCCAAAGAATGGCTCGCGAATAAAGTTAGTCTAGAATATATTGCTGATTACAAACCATTTAATTTTGTAGATGGTGAGGGTATTCGGTGTAGTTTATACGTGAGTGGGTGCCTATTTAATTGTCCAGGCTGTTATAATGTAGCAGCGCAAAACTTTCATTATGGTCAACCATATACGCAGGAATTGGAAAATCAGATTATTGAAGATATGCGTAAACCGTACGTCCAGGGGTTAACATTACTAGGCGGTGAACCATTTTTAAATACACAAGTTTGTCTAAAACTTTGTAAACGGATTCGCAAGGAATTTGGGGATCATAAGGATATTTGGTCTTGGAGTGGTTATACATGGGAAGAATTAATGCAGGAATCCTATGATAAATTAAGGCTACTGTCCTTGATTGATATTTTAGTAGATGGTCGTTTTTTAGAATCACAAAAGGACTTGACGCTGCAATTTAGGGGCAGTGCAAACCAACGGATCATTGATGTTCCTAAATCACTAGCCCAAAATCGCGTTGTGATTTGGGATCGATTAGTGCACTAATTAGCTTCATAAAGAGTAAGGGTTTAACAAGTCCCTAGCTGATTAATTCAGTTAGGGACTTGTTTTTAGGCTGTTTATAACTTATTATTAAAAATAAAATATTTACAATTTAAAATAAATATTTTATAATTAATTTTATATTGGAGGGATTGGAATGGCAAAGGTATTGCTTCATTTTAACTTTAAGGGAGGCGTGGGGAAGACCACGATGACGGTTCTGGATACATATCTGTTAAGTCGAATGGGTAAAAAGGTACTCTTAATTGATATGGATCCCCAATCAAATGCGACTGAAATTATTAACGCTACTTTTGATAATCATGAAAGACCCAAAACTTCGTTTTATGATGGTTTAATGAAATTTGATCTTTCGGGAAGTATTGTTCATATCACAGAGCATCTGGATATGATTCCATCTGATTGGGCACTAAGTGCTTGGCCTGGGAAAGTTGAAAAGCGTAACCGCCATGACCGGGCATTAATTTTAAGAGATTTAATTGAACCGTTCCGTGATCATTATGACTACATTTTATTTGATGTTCCACCAACCCTTTCGACGTTTACCAATAATGCAATTCTAGCTAGTGATTACATTACACTGGTACTACAGACGCAACGTCAATCGTACACGTCGATTTTAAAAACCGCTCAGTATATGTCACAATTGCGGGCAGATTACGATGCTAAGTATGATGTGATAGGAGTAATATTGTACCTAGTGAAAAATAATGCTAAGACTGACACTGAAATTTCGAATGAGGCAAAGAAATCATTTAGTGATGCAGTTTTTCATAATCATATTTATCAACAAGAACGCATTAAGGTATTTGGTGATGAGGGGATTCGCGACAAGGACCATTGGGATAAGCGAGCTCTAAAAATGTATCAAGCAACATTGGATGAAGAATTAAAGCGAATTGGAGATTTTAATAATGAGTAATGATTTTTTAAATAAATTAGCGAAACAAGCTAATTCACAATTGGATAATGATGATCAACATAATAGTCCGTTTGCTAGACAAAAAGAAACTAGCAAGCCGATTCAGGTTCGTGAGAGTTATTACCGTGAAATTAAAAAAATAGCATTCTTAAATGATCAAAAAATGGTGGATGTAATTGATGACATGCTTAGGTATGCAATTGATTCTGGAAAATTTAGTGAAGATGAAAAATAAATAATAGATAATAAAAAATAAATAATCAATAATTTATTTTTTATTATCTATTAATTGAACAATTAATCACAATGTGTTTCAAATTGAAATCAATTGGCGTCTAACACCCTATAAAGTGTTGAATTATCAACACTTATAAACTAAAGAGATTGGCTCAAAATAATTGAACCAATCTCTTTTTTATGTTAAATTGTGAAAGTGATAACAATTTAACGTAAGTAGGAATTTGAATAGGGAGTGAAGTTAATGATTGATTCTGTAGACCTAATGATTAATGATTTAGTTGAGAATGGACAGACCGCGCTTAACCAAATGGATGGTTTTAATCAATTTAAGGTAAATCAAATTGTTGAAGCGATGGTTAATGCTGGAATGAAACACAGTCGTGATTTGGCTGAGCAAGCATACGCTGAGACTAAGCGGGGCGTTGCTGAAGATAAATGGACAAAAAATTTATTTGCAACTGGCCGGATCTGGGCTGAAATTAAGGAACATCAAACGGTTGGAGTCATTGACAAGGATGATCAGCGGAAAACAATTACCGTTGCGGAACCGCTAGGCGTATTGGCTGGAATTACACCGGTTACGAACCCAACTTCTACAACCATGTTCAAAGCAATCATTGCAATGAAGACCAAAAATCCGATTGTATTTAGTTTCCATCCCCAAGCGATGAAGTCCTCTGAAGCTGCTGCAAGGGTAATGCTTGATGCAGCAGTGAGTGCCGGTGCTCCAAAGAATGCAATTCAATGGATTGAAAAGCCAAGCATTGCAGCTACTGATAAGTTAATTAATCATCCGGGGATCGCTAGTACACTTGCTACTGGTGGTCCTGCAATGGTCAAGGCAGCATACTCAACTGGGAAGCCAGCATTAGGAGTCGGTCCAGGCAATGGGCCCCTCTACGTTGAAGCTAGTGCTGATCAGGAAAGTGCAGTAAAAGCCATTCTCTTTTCTAAGACATTTGATAATGGAATGATCTGTGCAACTGAAAACAGTATCATTATTGATGATGCAATCTACGACCAATTTAAGGCCAAACTTGCGGCTGCTGGAGTCTTCTTTGTAAAAAAAGAAGACCAACCCCGCTTAGAAGAAACTATGTTTAATCCTAAGACTGGTGGGGTGAACGGTCCGATTCCGGGACAAAGTGCAATTAAGATTGCTGAGCAAGCTGGAATTGAAGTCCCTGAGAACACAAAGGTGCTTGCAGCTGAACTAGCTGGGGTCGGAAGTAAATACTTACTATCTGGCGAAAAGCTTTCACCAGTTGTTTCAGTTTATCGGGCCCAAAATCATGCTGACGGTTTTAAAATTGCCGATCAACTATTGCATTATGGTGGAATGGGCCATACTGCTGCAATTCGGACAACTAATAATGATGTTGCAATGGCATATGGGATTGCAATGAAAGCGTGTCGAATCTTAGTGAATACTCCATGTGCTACTGGTGGAATCGGTGGAGTTAATAATGGATTGCTTCCTTCATTAACATTGGGAACTGGTTCATGGGGTGCTAATTCAATCGATCATAATGTGACTGATTATGACCTAATTAATAAGCGTATTATTGCATTTCCGGTTGATAACCCAGCTTGGAATCGATTAATTCAAGATAAATAAAATTAAGTGAATGGAGTCCATCTAACGGAGGGACTCCATTTTTGTGATAAGATCTACTTTAGATGGGAGGGAGTTAATAATTGATCTAAATGAACACACAAAGTGGTTAGTTGATTTTTATAAGAAGCGCAAATGGTATGATTTATCGCCTGAAATTAGAATGAATTTTTTAATTGAAGAAGTTGGTGAATTAGCGAGGGCAATTCGGGCAGAAGAAATCGGTCGTGACCATCCCGGCGAGGCCCCGCAAAGTAAATCCCAGAAGGATGATAATTTACATGAAGAGTTAGCAGATGTTTTTGATCAATTGTTAATTATATGTAGTAAGTATGGGATTAACCCGGCTAGTTTAATGGATGATAGTGAAAACAAGCTTCACCGTCGTTGGAATGAATAATTTAAAATAAATAATTAAAAATTAATAATTTATTTTAAATTATTATAACAATCGAATGGCGATTCACTTGCGGTGCTAACAAGGATTCCACTGAATCGATGCCATTCAAGACGTTTTTGATCTAAGTTAAAAATGACCTAGTTATTTTAATGTTCCTTTTCTATGGTGTCATGAGGGCCAGTTACGCTTAATGAAGCACATTTTAATTTTATTTTGTTCAAGTAATTTCAGTTTAAATGTAAATTATTAAACATAATCATTAAAAAACTATGGCATTTTCATTAAGTCGTTGTTATAATACATTCAAGCAGTTAATTTTATTTGAGGAGTTGATTTTTTATGACATTTGAATATTCAAAGCGAGTACCACATAACGATAACGACGTGGTTGGTGAAATTTTGGAAGCTGCAGCTAATCCAGCAGTTATTTCATTTGCCGGTGGTTTACCTGCACCTGAACTATTCCCAGTTGAAGGAATGAAGAAGGCGGCTGACACAGTCTTCGATAACGAAGGTCAGACCGCCTTACAATATAGTAACGCTGTCGGTGAAACGGTATTAAGAGAAGAAATTGTGAAGTTAATGACAGATCGTGGTGTTGATACTTCAGTTGAACACGTCGGGGTCACTACTGGTTCTGAACAATCAATTGATTTATTAGCAAAAATGTTTGTTAACCCTGGAGATACCGTTATCGTCGAAGAACCTACATATTTATGTACATTAGACGTGTTCCGTAGTTACGGGGCAAATATTGTTGGTGTCGAAATGGATGAAAATGGAATGAGAATGGATAAGTTCGAAGAAGCGCTAAAAGCTCATCCAGAAGCGAAGTTAGTTTACACCATTCCTACGTTCCAAAACCCAACTGGTCGAACAATGTCAGTTGATCGACGGAAGAAATTCGTTGAATTAGCTAATAAATATGATTTATTAGTAATGGAAGATGACCCTTACGGAGCCATCAGATACGAAGGGGAAGAATTACCACCATTAAAGAAATTTGATACTCAAGACCGGGTGGTTTATATGAGTACTTTCTCTAAGATCTTAGCTCCTGGAATGCGGTTAGGTTGGATTGTATGTAACGTTGATGTTTTAAGTAACTTCGTTGTAATGAAGCAAAGTGCTGATTTACATTCAGATAACCTCAGTCAACACATTATTGCAACCTTCCTTAAACAAAATGATGTCTATGAACACATTAAAAAGATTAGTGATTTGTACCGGCACCGTTTCGAATTAATGTTAGATTACATTAAGAAGGAATTTCCTGCTGATGCTAAGCACAGTCACCCAGAAGGTGGAATGTTCATTTGGATTGAATTACCTGGTGAAGTTGACACGATGGAATTATTTAAGACCTGTGTTGAACATAACGTTGCCTTTGTTCCGGGTGATGCATTCTATCCTAATAAGCCTAAGATGGGGACCTTCAGATTGAACTTCTCAAATGTTGATGATGAAACCATCGAAGTTGGGATGAAGCGATTAGGAACTGCATTAAAAGAAGCATTAGAAGCAACTAAATAATTTTACAGCAAAAAACAGCGATGATTTTTTAAAATCATCGCTGTTTTTTTAATTGTTAACGTGTTTACTCAATTTACGTAAGTAAAAAAAGTTCCAAATTGTAAATGAAATTGCTGTAATCCATGATATAACAATAACTGAAACCCCAATTACAATTGTAATTTGCTTAGTTCCGATGAAGAAATCCCTTAAGATGGCATTTCCCAAGAAGTTTAAACTTTCACATAGGGCCAAGATTAAAATGAAGTTACTTAATCCATCTGATTGAACTTCTTGGTGCTTACTTCTGGATTCAAATCCAATATTAATGAATAGAAAAATTAATAGTAGTAGTCCTTGAATGTTTACGAAATTAAAGATAGCTCTAATAAATGGATGATCCAATCGAATCACTTCCTTTAATAATTAATTAAGTACCATTTTACAACATTTTAGTCCTAATAAAAGCGCTTTTGAACAATTATGCTAGAAGAATGCTTTGATAAATAGGTAAAATGATAGTAAAAATGCAAAAATCCCGACCCCAACCCTCATGACGTTAGTGGGGATAAAACGGACAATTGATGGGCCGATAAATCCACCGATGAACAATCCAATCCCTAGTGGAATAATCGCACTCCAATATACGTGAGCGACAAAAATAAAGATGATTGAAGCGATTAAATTAGCGGCTAGTGTAGCAGCGTTTCGAGTAGCGTTGTAAACATGATAGGGACTATCACTGATTTTAGATAGGACCGCAATCATGATGACTCCAGCGCCAGCGCCGAAGTACCCAACGTAGATTCCAACTAGTCCTAAGATTAAGTATTCCCAGAATAATGTATTTTTGGAACTAGCTTTTTGGCCATTTCGGGGTTGCCTTTTGGGAATTAAAATCGAACATGCAGCGAAGAAAATTAAAAATGGAACGATTTTTGAAAACGCTGCATTTGAACTATTCAAAAGGAAGATTGATCCGATAAGCCCACCAACTGCGGTCATTGCAGTAATTGGAAGGACCTCTTTTAAATGTCCTCGCAGTTCTTTTAATGAAGCTAAAATGGAGCTAATCCCACTACAAATTAGTGCAACGGTGTTAGAAGCATTTGCTAGAACTGGCGGGATGCCCACTGAAATTAAAGCTGGATACGAAATTAACGATGCCATTCCAATGATACTGTTGATGATCCCTGAAATGACACCAATGAAGATTAAAAATGCAATTGTGCCAAATGAGATAATAATCACTTCCTAGTTAAAGTTAAATTAGTTTAATTATAGCATTTTATAAACATCCCCATTTATCTTTTGTTTTATGAATGGATTATATATATAATGTAAGTATATAAATTAAACATAGGAGGAATTTCTTGAACGATAAACAACCCACGAATTCAATGAAGGTAAGGATTATAGCATTATTATTAGGACTCTTCATAAACGCCCTTGGGAATGGATTAACGATTGCTTCAAATACTGGTTCAGCATTATGGACCGCAGCTGCAGTTA from Nicoliella spurrieriana includes:
- the nrdD gene encoding anaerobic ribonucleoside-triphosphate reductase encodes the protein MHSKNLNQITIIKNSGDKTPFFRYKLDYLFGQLSLNADLQNQFYQELFKHVNNQNELKSSVIRETFNNIMNNNHLIDAQRKYQSYYEQDQLMWEKSIDIDRNIKKLFNKNSRVIHENANKDSNVFNTQRDLQAGRSSKAIGLRMLPPLVAKAHLRGDIHWHDLDYSPATPETNCCLVDFKTMLNHGFKIGNAKVASPKSIQTATAQVAQIIANVASLQYGGISFDRADEVLAPFAKLNYQKHIREAQKWVTPEKHAEYARERTQKDIYDAMQALEYEINTLYSSQGQTPFTTVSFGLGTNWFEREIQKDIFRIRIKGLGVEKRTAIFPKLTFALKRGLNLNPGDPNYDIKQLAVDCSTKRMYPDILNYDKLTEITGNFKAPMGCRSFLPKWVDDDGNEVNAGRMNLGVVTVNLPRIALYANGDQEQFWTIFKDKMRIVHQALAYRIKRCTEAKPANAPLLYKYGAFGKQLSDDDSVDELFNHERATVSVGYIGLYEVGASFFGPDWERNQQAHLFTVEIVKQLNLLCQKWSKQSGYHYSLYSTPAESLTDTFCQDDIKKFGKVAAITDKEYYTNSFHYDVRKSPTPFDKLTFEEAYPHYASAGFIHYCEYPNLKQNPKALEAVWDWAYDHVGYLGTNTSIDQCFKCGFRGDFNATARGFVCPQCGNHDPKYCDVVKRTCGYLGNPQARPMVHGRHQEISARVKNMTGGMIRNAAEHEKAKQSDSQRMARE
- a CDS encoding MazG-like family protein; protein product: MDLNEHTKWLVDFYKKRKWYDLSPEIRMNFLIEEVGELARAIRAEEIGRDHPGEAPQSKSQKDDNLHEELADVFDQLLIICSKYGINPASLMDDSENKLHRRWNE
- a CDS encoding PLP-dependent aminotransferase family protein, translated to MTFEYSKRVPHNDNDVVGEILEAAANPAVISFAGGLPAPELFPVEGMKKAADTVFDNEGQTALQYSNAVGETVLREEIVKLMTDRGVDTSVEHVGVTTGSEQSIDLLAKMFVNPGDTVIVEEPTYLCTLDVFRSYGANIVGVEMDENGMRMDKFEEALKAHPEAKLVYTIPTFQNPTGRTMSVDRRKKFVELANKYDLLVMEDDPYGAIRYEGEELPPLKKFDTQDRVVYMSTFSKILAPGMRLGWIVCNVDVLSNFVVMKQSADLHSDNLSQHIIATFLKQNDVYEHIKKISDLYRHRFELMLDYIKKEFPADAKHSHPEGGMFIWIELPGEVDTMELFKTCVEHNVAFVPGDAFYPNKPKMGTFRLNFSNVDDETIEVGMKRLGTALKEALEATK
- a CDS encoding sulfite exporter TauE/SafE family protein — its product is MASLISYPALISVGIPPVLANASNTVALICSGISSILASLKELRGHLKEVLPITAMTAVGGLIGSIFLLNSSNAAFSKIVPFLIFFAACSILIPKRQPRNGQKASSKNTLFWEYLILGLVGIYVGYFGAGAGVIMIAVLSKISDSPYHVYNATRNAATLAANLIASIIFIFVAHVYWSAIIPLGIGLFIGGFIGPSIVRFIPTNVMRVGVGIFAFLLSFYLFIKAFF
- a CDS encoding aldehyde dehydrogenase family protein; the encoded protein is MIDSVDLMINDLVENGQTALNQMDGFNQFKVNQIVEAMVNAGMKHSRDLAEQAYAETKRGVAEDKWTKNLFATGRIWAEIKEHQTVGVIDKDDQRKTITVAEPLGVLAGITPVTNPTSTTMFKAIIAMKTKNPIVFSFHPQAMKSSEAAARVMLDAAVSAGAPKNAIQWIEKPSIAATDKLINHPGIASTLATGGPAMVKAAYSTGKPALGVGPGNGPLYVEASADQESAVKAILFSKTFDNGMICATENSIIIDDAIYDQFKAKLAAAGVFFVKKEDQPRLEETMFNPKTGGVNGPIPGQSAIKIAEQAGIEVPENTKVLAAELAGVGSKYLLSGEKLSPVVSVYRAQNHADGFKIADQLLHYGGMGHTAAIRTTNNDVAMAYGIAMKACRILVNTPCATGGIGGVNNGLLPSLTLGTGSWGANSIDHNVTDYDLINKRIIAFPVDNPAWNRLIQDK
- the nrdG gene encoding anaerobic ribonucleoside-triphosphate reductase activating protein, whose amino-acid sequence is MPQNMRKPNNPTPKEWLANKVSLEYIADYKPFNFVDGEGIRCSLYVSGCLFNCPGCYNVAAQNFHYGQPYTQELENQIIEDMRKPYVQGLTLLGGEPFLNTQVCLKLCKRIRKEFGDHKDIWSWSGYTWEELMQESYDKLRLLSLIDILVDGRFLESQKDLTLQFRGSANQRIIDVPKSLAQNRVVIWDRLVH
- a CDS encoding GRP family sugar transporter; its protein translation is MNILVGLVPAALWGLMPLIAGKTGGRPINQLVGNTYGALIVAIVIALFKHPQLSGSAFFWCLLSGACWACGQLSQYWSFPEIGVSRAMPISTGAQLVGTSVVGVLFFGEWATGFDKTFGFFALILIIIGILLTTKTDKQDAQQGLDPAVLRRGTSVLLLGTIGYVGFSALPQIPVVDGWSAFFPQAIGMVLASIVISFFYRDKNEPNPLVDRKSFANILVGIDFGIATAVYMYSTKVNGIATGFTLSQMSVIVSTLSGILLLGEKKSKKGLIYVTLGLIIVVIGGIITGSLGK
- a CDS encoding YczE/YyaS/YitT family protein, with translation MADTNAASNQLEDNNVKQLKNKFINIILKSLMSFVGIAILSMGAAFLKQANLGMDPFTAMNIGFSNTLHMELGSFQLMVNIGMFILVLIFGRKQIGIGTILNMVLVGYEIQWFSSLYGLIFPHGSGIYVVIVDVIAGLLLFTLGTSIYTSPSLGAAPYDAIAPIFSSRLHIKYQLVRNIQDITFMVIAFFAHGAVGILTLVVAFFAGPLINYWNEHFSQQMVYHIDHFSAEPTIKNASSGIAGVGKMGYSMVVHAYQQTNFVEQHLSGYSDEELIELTHNTQRSIEKSVRLQRNLQTRLNALNEEARKRHIKIPKLEESDELNLK
- a CDS encoding ParA family protein, with translation MAKVLLHFNFKGGVGKTTMTVLDTYLLSRMGKKVLLIDMDPQSNATEIINATFDNHERPKTSFYDGLMKFDLSGSIVHITEHLDMIPSDWALSAWPGKVEKRNRHDRALILRDLIEPFRDHYDYILFDVPPTLSTFTNNAILASDYITLVLQTQRQSYTSILKTAQYMSQLRADYDAKYDVIGVILYLVKNNAKTDTEISNEAKKSFSDAVFHNHIYQQERIKVFGDEGIRDKDHWDKRALKMYQATLDEELKRIGDFNNE